The window AGAAAAATTGCGTGAATTAGAAAAGCTGGAAGAAGCAAAGAAAAGAAAACAGTAAAAGAACTAAGAAATAATATGATAATATTTGCATTTGCACTTTGTGCCGTTTTAGTTTATATAACTGTCAAAAGCGTGTGGGGGTTATTTAAGAACTGGAAAGAAATGGATTTCAAATCTTGTCTTATCAATATCACCATCTCTATTATATCAGTTGGCGGTTTTACTTATATTCTTTGGAAGCAAAAAGCCATACAAGATGTGATAGAGTTCATAAAGAATCTCTAAAAAGACAAAGAGCACAGCAGGATTTCTAATTCTACTGTGCTCTTTTTACATTTAACTATTCAATGTTTATCTGAGTAAAATGAGTTGTAGGAATACTACTTGTAAAGATAAATTCAATTCTAAAAAACTATGTGAGCCTCTATTGCGTTCAAATCAAGTGTCAATTGACGTTCAATAGGTGCTTAATTGAAGGCAAACTAAGGCTTAATTGAAGTCCGATTAAGCACCTCTTCTTTCACAATTCTGTAACCTTTTAATTACTTGACAGTTACAAGACCAACAAAAACTCCGCTTTACCAGATTTTCTACACCTATAATACGATTATTTATGTAAATATTTTTTCAATAGATATAATAAGAAAAAAAGGAGAAATTACCGTAATTCATAGTCATTAAATTTGCCTGGTACTGTCCATACTTAGACACGTAGTGAAGGCATATTGTCTTTGCCTGTTTCGCTTTTATTCTCCTCCAATTTGCTTTTGTTAGGGTTCAATACAAAAGAAAATCGCCCAGAGATTTACTAAAATCTCCGGGCGATTCATATTACTTGTTCACTAATCAGCGGTTATTAAACTGCTGCCGCAATCCACTCATATACAAAACTGCAAACACCGAAGAGGAGAATTCCTGCCATGCAAACAGCCAAAGCAAACTTAGTGTTACAGTCACTCTTGAAGGTTGGCAATGGATTGTCTGTGCGAACAATATACATAGCCTTTACAATCTTAAGATAGTAGTAGAGTGAGATAACAGTGTTGAGCAATGCGATGAATACAACTCCGTAAGCCCATGCTCCCATTGTGGTGTTGATGTCAGCACCATTAACGCCTGACATGAAGATGAAGAACTTAGAGAACATACCTGCAAACGGAGGAATACCACCGAGTGAGAACATTGCTAAGGTCATCAAGAAGCTCAGACGTGGGTTGGTCTGATAGAAACCGTTGTAATCATCAATATTCGTCTTACCACCATTATTCTGTTCTACAACAGAGATAATTGTGAAGACTGCCATGTTAGCAACAACATAAATCAGAACGTAGTAACTAAGTGCAGCAACTGAATTTGCCCAATTATTACCAATAGCTGCCAACATAATATAACCTGCCTGAGAGATTGAACTGAAAGCCATGAAACGCTTCAACTCATTCTGACGTACAGCAAAGAGGTTGGCAATAGTAATTGAAAGAACAACTACAATCATCAGCAACACGTGCCAGTATTCCATCATGTCACCGAAGACATGGAAGAGAATACTCAACAATGTGAAGGCTGCAGCACCCTTTGAGATTACGCTCAAATAACCAGTAACAGTTGTTGGTGCACCTTGATAGGTATCAGCTGTCCAGAAATGGAATGGAACAAGAGAAATCTTGAAGCCAAGACCACTGAAGAAGAACACAATACCCATGATTACCAATGGGGTTGCCTCCACCTTTGTAGCTATATCAGCGAAGTAAAGAG is drawn from Prevotella melaninogenica and contains these coding sequences:
- a CDS encoding NADH-quinone oxidoreductase subunit N, which produces MYSDFFKMIPEASLIAILIVLFVADFATAKTEERKWFNPLASVLLLLNTFVCLYPMGTQSLFGGMYETTPAVDVMKAILSMGTFIVVVQSRVWAAKSGKEAEFYMLIVSTLLGMFAMMSAGNFLMFFLGLEMASVPLACTVAFDMYRKNSAEGAAKFILTATFSSGVMLYGISFLYGQFGTLYFADIATKVEATPLVIMGIVFFFSGLGFKISLVPFHFWTADTYQGAPTTVTGYLSVISKGAAAFTLLSILFHVFGDMMEYWHVLLMIVVVLSITIANLFAVRQNELKRFMAFSSISQAGYIMLAAIGNNWANSVAALSYYVLIYVVANMAVFTIISVVEQNNGGKTNIDDYNGFYQTNPRLSFLMTLAMFSLGGIPPFAGMFSKFFIFMSGVNGADINTTMGAWAYGVVFIALLNTVISLYYYLKIVKAMYIVRTDNPLPTFKSDCNTKFALAVCMAGILLFGVCSFVYEWIAAAV